The Podospora pseudopauciseta strain CBS 411.78 chromosome 2 map unlocalized CBS411.78m_2, whole genome shotgun sequence genome has a window encoding:
- a CDS encoding uncharacterized protein (COG:S; EggNog:ENOG503P4IE) — MDPGTFRYQHLSSPNAIRLLILEPSKDQDEELRGTLIHTTLEDCDYEQIEAYTALSYVWGDPTLTGTLTLSGHVFTITATLAAALRDLRDDTRPRRIWADALCIDQTNIPERNSQVGLMGLIYRVAGHTVIFLGPSTPETDRVLQSAPHSSMNFYPSWNQSQRHEIVQAARFEILNRPWFFRVWIFQELILSRDPWVQIGRRRVRWKDFCHLLLHNGPNSLSRGKPDDGEEPLRMLDRMNRSYINGGGGNNAGNMLALLKARRGLGATDARDFVFAHLGIASDQWNVAQSVPVDYCSALGHVFARMAFYILETEDVETLIALLDQQAGVTNGEIPTWAPDWRMVPSPCAPMYKSNKLSHARVLLAPTLFLEKHNILGLVGHSVGTIKDVSATFPMSSTLDLQGMVSYQDTVSKIAALYNSTGGVYYRGDSSGHHAMVSIRDREEEHLELCRGLFEEWARFLEHLPVTCSTDPPHQHEQFIKSLRTWTEGQLGKPRIFVTSESNDLMYIMWTYLHPKATASSLDGRRLATTHDGKLGLVPAQAQKEDCIVNILGCQVALVVRPVKVEPEEEKEIYEDLMFKLNGRQSLQEPGEKHPQYLDRLPMHGPVVGVEHYAVIGSCCFDGVDPWAVNQIPKGSSLRVYAFH, encoded by the coding sequence ATGGACCCTGGAACCTTTCGCTATCAGCATTTGTCTTCACCGAATGCTATTCGACTTCTGATCTTGGAGCCTTCCAAAGACCAGGATGAAGAGTTACGCGGCACGCTCATCCACACAACCCTCGAGGATTGTGACTATGAACAAATTGAAGCTTATACGGCCCTCTCTTATGTATGGGGTGATCCCACCCTGACAGGAACGCTGACTCTTTCCGGTCATGTCTTCACGATAACAGCAacgcttgctgctgccctgCGAGACCTGCGCGATGACACCCGCCCACGCCGAATTTGGGCCGATGCCCTTTGCATCGACCAAACCAACATTCCAGAGCGCAATAGCCAAGTAGGCCTCATGGGGCTTATCTACAGGGTTGCAGGTCACACAGTCATCTTTCTCGGCCCCTCTACCCCGGAAACAGACAGGGTGCTTCAGTCAGCCCCTCACTCTTCAATGAATTTCTACCCCAGCTGGAACCAATCGCAACGACACGAAATAGTTCAAGCAGCCAGGTTTGAGATTCTCAACAGGCCATGGTTCTTTCGTGTGTGGATCTTTCAGGAACTCATCCTGTCTCGCGATCCTTGGGTCCAAATCGGCCGCCGTCGTGTTCGCTGGAAGGACTTTTGCCACCTTCTCTTGCACAATGGTCCAAACTCTCTGAGTAGAGGGAAGCCcgatgatggggaagagcCGTTGCGGATGTTGGACAGGATGAATCGATCATACATCAACGGAGGCGGAGGCAACAATGCCGGCAACATGCTCGCTCTTCTCAAAGCAAGACGTGGTCTGGGTGCCACAGATGCGAGGGACTTTGTGTTTGCCCACCTGGGTATTGCCTCTGACCAGTGGAATGTTGCACAAAGCGTACCCGTTGATTACTGTTCTGCTCTGGGGCATGTATTTGCCCGAATGGCGTTTTACATTCTGGAGACTGAAGACGTGGAGACCCTTATTGCTCTACTTGATCAACAAGCTGGAGTGACCAACGGCGAGATACCAACCTGGGCTCCTGACTGGCGTATGGTGCCATCCCCTTGTGCGCCAATGTACAAGAGCAACAAACTCAGTCATGCGCGGGTATTGTTAGCGCCAACCCTCTTTCTCGAAAAGCATAATATTCTTGGACTTGTGGGACACTCTGTGGGCACCATCAAGGACGTCAGTGCTACGTTTCCGATGTCGTCTACTCTTGACCTCCAAGGCATGGTTAGCTACCAAGACACGGTCAGCAAGATTGCCGCTCTCTACAATAGCACTGGAGGAGTTTACTACAGGGGCGACTCGAGCGGCCATCACGCAATGGTCAGTATTCGAGATCGCGAGGAGGAACACCTGGAGTTGTGCAGGGGGCTGTTTGAAGAGTGGGCTCGATTTCTTGAGCACCTTCCGGTAACATGCTCAACAGATCCCCCACACCAACATGAACAGTTTATCAAATCTCTTCGAACATGGACCGAAGGGCAACTGGGGAAACCACGCATCTTTGTCACCAGCGAAAGCAACGATCTCATGTACATCATGTGGACATACCTACATCCCAAAGCGACCGCGAGCAGCTTAGATGGACGTCGACTTGCTACAACCCATGACGGAAAGCTTGGATTAGTTCCAGCACAGGCTCAGAAAGAGGACTGCATTGTGAACATTCTAGGGTGTCAAGTAGCCCTAGTAGTACGACCGGTCAAGGTCGAGccagaagaggagaaggagatttATGAGGATCTAATGTTCAAACTGAACGGCCGTCAGTCTCTTCAGGAGCCGGGTGAGAAGCACCCTCAGTACCTTGACCGCTTGCCAATGCACGGACCGGTGGTCGGAGTAGAGCATTACGCTGTCATTGGCAGCTGCTGCTTTGATGGTGTCGACCCCTGGGCTGTCAATCAAATACCAAAGGGTTCAAGCCTACGTGTTTATGCTTTCCATTGA